A genome region from Jeongeupia sp. HS-3 includes the following:
- a CDS encoding MoxR family ATPase, with protein sequence MTHALQPVLAQLNRVILGKETPIRLALAGLLAQGHLLLEDVPGVGKTTLAHAIAATLGLRFSRVQFTSDLLPADLLGVSVYERDSGHFRFHHGPVFTQVLLADEINRAPPKTQSALLEAMEERQVSIDGDTYALPEPFFVIATQNPQHQIGTFPLPESQLDRFLMRLELGYPDHDAERAMLAGETRRDMLAKLAPACDPDTLATAQTQAARVKIAAPLLDYVQALAAETRHQQRFAYGLSPRALIGLVAATRAWAWLDGRDHAIPEDVQAVFPAVAGHRLLSRASGRPDPLAAVELIGTVAIP encoded by the coding sequence ATGACCCATGCATTGCAACCCGTACTTGCCCAACTAAACCGGGTGATTCTCGGCAAGGAAACACCGATTCGTCTGGCGCTGGCCGGCCTGCTCGCCCAAGGCCACCTGCTGCTCGAGGACGTACCCGGCGTCGGCAAGACCACGCTGGCGCACGCGATTGCCGCGACCCTGGGGCTGCGCTTTTCGCGGGTCCAGTTCACCAGCGACTTGCTGCCGGCCGATCTGCTCGGCGTGTCGGTGTACGAGCGTGACAGCGGGCATTTTCGCTTTCACCACGGCCCGGTCTTCACTCAGGTGCTGCTCGCCGATGAAATCAACCGCGCGCCGCCGAAAACCCAATCGGCATTGCTTGAAGCGATGGAGGAGCGTCAGGTCAGCATCGACGGCGATACTTACGCCCTGCCCGAACCGTTTTTCGTCATCGCGACGCAAAACCCGCAGCACCAGATCGGCACCTTTCCGCTGCCCGAATCTCAGCTGGACCGCTTCCTGATGCGGCTCGAACTCGGCTACCCCGATCACGATGCCGAGCGCGCCATGCTCGCCGGTGAGACGCGCCGCGACATGCTCGCCAAACTCGCACCGGCCTGCGATCCGGACACGCTGGCCACGGCGCAGACGCAGGCGGCCCGGGTAAAAATCGCCGCACCCCTGCTTGATTACGTGCAGGCGCTGGCCGCCGAAACCCGCCACCAGCAACGCTTTGCCTACGGTTTGTCGCCGCGCGCGCTGATCGGCCTGGTCGCGGCAACCCGCGCCTGGGCCTGGCTCGATGGCCGCGACCATGCGATTCCCGAGGATGTGCAGGCGGTGTTCCCGGCCGTTGCCGGCCACCGGCTGCTGTCGCGCGCCAGCGGACGCCCGGACCCGCTGGCAGCGGTCGAGCTGATCGGCACCGTCGCCATTCCTTGA
- a CDS encoding DUF6268 family outer membrane beta-barrel protein, whose amino-acid sequence MLPLRRFTLIACLLATGIAAADELEYNVALTPVWQGGTALDDGGKAGVNSILLSASVDQAMNPGWSFGLGARLSQDRWSFESPTRFDGKAPWGSIRQGSIGFHVNYLTEGHQSFSVVPTVEYAAEQGASGSDAIGYGATFIVAQQLSETLQLGIGAGVYREFDKTSAFPFLIVDWQIDKQWHLGNPFDAGPSGPGGLELSYAPTERWQIAAGGAWRSERFRLSSDNQVSPGGVGQHDRLPVYLRVGYAGQPGWRIDAYAAAAFAGKLKLENDKGNDLASDHYDTAPMFGISFSGAF is encoded by the coding sequence ATGCTGCCGCTGCGCCGATTCACCCTTATCGCCTGCTTGCTCGCCACCGGTATCGCCGCAGCCGACGAGCTTGAATACAACGTCGCACTGACACCGGTCTGGCAGGGTGGAACGGCACTGGACGATGGCGGCAAGGCCGGCGTGAACAGCATATTGCTCAGCGCCAGCGTCGATCAGGCAATGAACCCGGGCTGGAGCTTCGGTCTTGGCGCGCGCTTGTCACAGGATCGCTGGTCGTTCGAGTCACCGACACGCTTTGACGGCAAAGCACCATGGGGAAGCATCCGCCAGGGCAGTATCGGCTTTCACGTCAACTACCTCACCGAAGGCCATCAGAGCTTCTCGGTGGTCCCGACCGTCGAATACGCTGCCGAACAAGGCGCATCCGGTAGCGACGCCATCGGCTACGGCGCAACCTTCATCGTTGCGCAGCAGCTCAGCGAAACACTGCAACTGGGGATAGGCGCCGGCGTTTATCGCGAGTTCGACAAAACGTCGGCCTTCCCCTTCCTGATCGTCGATTGGCAGATCGACAAGCAATGGCATCTTGGCAACCCGTTCGACGCCGGCCCGTCCGGCCCCGGCGGGCTGGAGCTCAGCTACGCACCGACCGAGCGCTGGCAAATCGCCGCCGGCGGCGCCTGGCGCTCCGAGCGCTTCCGCCTCAGCAGCGATAATCAGGTCTCGCCAGGTGGCGTCGGCCAGCACGACCGGCTGCCGGTGTATTTGCGTGTCGGTTACGCCGGCCAGCCGGGCTGGCGCATCGACGCCTATGCCGCGGCGGCATTTGCCGGCAAGCTCAAGCTGGAGAACGACAAGGGCAACGACCTCGCCAGCGATCACTACGATACCGCGCCGATGTTCGGTATCAGTTTCTCCGGCGCATTCTAA
- a CDS encoding histone deacetylase family protein: MYNTEAAEKPTAYLAHPACSLHDMGKGHPECPERLAAIRDRLIAAQLWDYLLHVDAQPASRARIEAVHDPEYVERLTMMVPAQGYVHLDPDTAINRFSVNAAYHAAGAGIDAVDLVMDGRAANAFCAVRPPGHHAERARGMGFCLFNNIAIAARHAIDTYGLERIAIVDFDVHHGNGTEDIVCTEPRILMVGMFQHPFFPYCGDEPKGDNIRNVAMPRATTGQDFREMVVAHWLPQLDDFAPQLILISAGFDAHLEDDMASMGLVEADYTWVTERLMKIAARHAQGRIVSMLEGGYDLSALGRSVAAHVKVLAGL; the protein is encoded by the coding sequence TTGTACAACACAGAAGCTGCGGAAAAACCCACGGCTTACCTCGCTCATCCCGCCTGCAGCCTGCACGATATGGGCAAGGGCCATCCCGAATGTCCGGAACGCCTGGCGGCGATCCGCGATCGCTTGATCGCCGCGCAGCTGTGGGATTACCTGCTGCACGTCGATGCGCAGCCGGCCAGCCGCGCCCGGATCGAAGCGGTGCACGATCCCGAGTATGTCGAGCGCCTGACGATGATGGTGCCGGCCCAAGGTTATGTGCACCTTGATCCGGACACCGCGATCAACCGTTTCAGCGTCAACGCCGCCTATCACGCCGCCGGTGCCGGTATCGATGCGGTCGATCTGGTCATGGACGGCCGCGCGGCGAATGCCTTCTGCGCGGTGCGCCCGCCGGGCCACCATGCCGAGCGTGCACGCGGCATGGGGTTTTGCCTGTTCAACAATATCGCCATCGCGGCGCGTCATGCCATCGATACCTACGGGCTCGAACGTATCGCCATCGTCGATTTCGACGTTCACCACGGCAATGGCACCGAAGACATCGTTTGTACCGAGCCGCGCATCCTCATGGTTGGGATGTTCCAGCATCCGTTCTTCCCCTACTGTGGCGACGAGCCCAAGGGCGACAACATCCGCAACGTGGCAATGCCGCGCGCGACCACCGGGCAGGATTTCCGCGAGATGGTCGTGGCGCACTGGCTGCCGCAGCTGGACGATTTTGCGCCGCAGCTGATCCTGATCTCGGCCGGTTTTGATGCGCATCTTGAAGACGATATGGCATCGATGGGTCTGGTTGAAGCCGACTACACCTGGGTGACCGAGCGGCTGATGAAGATCGCCGCGCGGCATGCGCAAGGGCGGATCGTCTCGATGCTTGAGGGCGGTTACGATCTGTCAGCGTTGGGGCGTAGCGTCGCCGCGCACGTCAAGGTGCTGGCCGGGCTCTGA
- a CDS encoding ABC transporter substrate-binding protein, with protein MKTSRGLIFALLALAAGFAQADKLDDIKKAGVLRVAVFDANPPFGFIDGKNKQIVGFDVDVAHAIAKKLGVKVELRSTNPANRIPLLTANKVDLIAANFTITDERAKTVDFSVPYFATGQKFIAKKGLLKQPDDIAKLRIGADKGTVQEITLREKYPNATVVSYDDTPLAFAALRNGNVQAITQDDAKLIALLALVPDKAKYEVSPFALTHEYQGIGITKGETRLVALVNETLLDLEKTNQAGKLYDKWFGPKSNAPLPRGDFKIGQR; from the coding sequence ATGAAAACATCTCGTGGACTGATTTTTGCGTTGCTGGCGCTGGCCGCCGGCTTTGCCCAGGCCGACAAGCTCGACGACATCAAGAAGGCCGGTGTGCTGCGCGTGGCCGTGTTCGACGCCAATCCGCCGTTTGGCTTTATCGACGGCAAGAACAAGCAGATTGTCGGTTTTGATGTCGATGTCGCCCATGCGATCGCCAAGAAGCTGGGCGTCAAGGTTGAGCTGCGCTCGACCAATCCGGCCAACCGCATTCCGCTGCTGACCGCCAACAAGGTCGACCTGATCGCCGCCAACTTCACCATCACCGACGAGCGCGCCAAGACGGTCGATTTCAGCGTGCCGTACTTCGCCACCGGGCAGAAGTTCATCGCCAAGAAGGGCCTGTTGAAGCAGCCCGACGATATCGCCAAGCTGCGAATCGGCGCCGACAAGGGCACGGTGCAGGAAATCACGCTGCGCGAGAAATACCCGAACGCCACGGTGGTGTCGTACGACGACACGCCGCTGGCGTTCGCGGCGCTGCGCAATGGCAACGTCCAGGCGATCACCCAGGACGATGCCAAGCTGATCGCGCTGCTGGCGCTGGTGCCGGACAAGGCCAAGTACGAGGTATCGCCGTTCGCGCTGACGCATGAATATCAGGGCATCGGCATTACCAAGGGCGAAACCCGTTTGGTCGCGCTGGTCAACGAAACCTTGCTTGATCTGGAGAAAACCAATCAGGCGGGCAAGCTCTACGACAAGTGGTTCGGCCCGAAGAGCAACGCACCACTGCCGCGTGGCGACTTCAAGATCGGCCAGCGCTGA
- a CDS encoding amino acid ABC transporter permease — protein sequence MTSLLALFAGVLEPRYLLWLLKGFGLTLLISAAREHRWLAWPCIGYLSLFRNTPLLVQLFFWYFGAASLLPEAAMAWLNTPRSLLGVPWPSFEWLAALFGQTLYTAAFIAEEIRAGIRGVGRGQRAAAAALGLSGWQSLRWVILPQALRIARAPLFGQYMNVIKNSSLAMAIGLAELSYASRQVETETLKTFQAFGVATLLYVLAVALVQGASRRRGA from the coding sequence ATGACCTCACTCCTTGCATTGTTTGCCGGCGTGCTTGAACCCCGCTATCTGCTTTGGTTGCTCAAGGGCTTCGGCCTGACACTGCTGATCTCCGCCGCGCGCGAGCACCGCTGGCTGGCGTGGCCGTGCATTGGCTACCTGTCGTTGTTTCGCAATACGCCGCTGCTGGTGCAGTTGTTTTTCTGGTATTTCGGTGCCGCCAGCCTGCTGCCGGAGGCGGCGATGGCCTGGCTGAACACGCCGCGATCTCTACTCGGCGTGCCGTGGCCGTCGTTCGAGTGGCTCGCCGCGCTGTTCGGGCAGACCTTGTATACCGCGGCCTTTATCGCCGAAGAAATCCGCGCCGGCATCCGTGGCGTCGGCCGTGGCCAGCGTGCCGCCGCCGCAGCGCTCGGGCTGTCCGGCTGGCAGAGCCTGCGCTGGGTGATCCTGCCGCAGGCGCTGCGCATCGCCAGAGCACCGCTGTTCGGCCAGTACATGAACGTGATCAAGAACTCGTCGCTGGCGATGGCGATCGGCCTGGCCGAACTCTCGTACGCATCGCGGCAGGTCGAAACCGAAACGCTGAAAACCTTTCAGGCTTTCGGTGTCGCCACGCTGCTTTACGTGCTGGCGGTGGCGCTGGTGCAGGGCGCCAGCCGGCGGCGGGGGGCGTGA
- a CDS encoding amino acid ABC transporter permease — translation MLDFSVIRDNLDYLLWGTYPDGPLGGAALTLVLSSIGGAASALLGVAGGVALTMARGWRARLLQALLDVLRAIPVLMLIFWLYFLLPIVFGINAPEIGTVVCALALIGGAYLSHAVHAGIVAVGRGQWLAGLSLGLSEWQTLRLVVLPQALRMMVPSFINQWISLIKDTSLAYIIGVGELTFLATQVNNRAMVYPTEVFLFVALIYLLICGSLELAALAYARRFRTI, via the coding sequence ATGCTCGATTTCAGTGTGATTCGCGACAACCTCGATTATCTCCTGTGGGGCACGTACCCCGATGGCCCGCTCGGCGGCGCGGCGCTGACGCTGGTACTCAGCAGCATCGGCGGCGCGGCATCGGCCTTGCTGGGTGTCGCTGGCGGCGTGGCGCTGACGATGGCGCGCGGCTGGCGGGCAAGGCTGCTGCAGGCGTTGCTGGATGTGCTGCGGGCGATTCCGGTACTGATGCTGATTTTCTGGCTCTATTTCCTGCTGCCCATCGTCTTCGGCATCAACGCGCCCGAGATCGGCACCGTGGTGTGCGCGCTGGCGCTGATCGGTGGCGCTTATCTCTCGCATGCCGTGCACGCGGGTATCGTCGCGGTCGGTCGGGGGCAGTGGCTGGCCGGCTTGTCGCTGGGTTTGAGCGAATGGCAAACCCTGCGTCTGGTGGTGCTGCCGCAGGCCTTGCGGATGATGGTGCCGTCGTTCATCAATCAGTGGATTTCGCTGATCAAGGATACCTCGCTGGCCTACATCATCGGCGTTGGCGAACTGACCTTTCTGGCGACCCAGGTCAACAATCGGGCGATGGTTTACCCGACCGAGGTCTTTCTGTTTGTGGCGCTGATTTACCTGCTGATCTGCGGCAGCCTGGAACTGGCGGCCTTGGCGTATGCCCGGCGTTTTCGAACGATCTGA
- a CDS encoding inorganic phosphate transporter, with product MFSGLTLTVGVSLALALLFVLTFEFINGFHDTANAVATVIYTKAMPAHLAVIASGIFNFLGVILGGLSVAYAIVHLLPVDLLINVSSVQGLAMVFSLLAAAILWNLGTWYFGLPASSSHTLIGSILGVGLANAFINDTDLATAINWKKAIDIGLSLLVSPTVGFLLAALLLLLLKRFWVDGKMHKTPEGRRAIDNKKHPPFWNRVVLIASAMGVSFAHGSNDGQKGIGLIMLVLIGIVPAKFVLDLDSTTYQIDRTRDAAIHMLQFYEQHDNKLGKYLLTKPRENNGTEMPKQFHCDYHDTQPAVQSLVAKLEGIKDYSQIAPAARPDVRRLILCLDDTARKVSKLPELKSREVDDLNKLRADLTATTEYSPRWVIVAVALALGLGTMIGWKRVVLTVGEKIGKQGMTYAQGMSAQIVAASSIGIANIFGLPVSTTHVLSSGVAGTMVANKSGLQMGTIRNILLAWLFTLPASMALAAGLFWASVKIFT from the coding sequence ATGTTCAGCGGACTCACGCTCACCGTCGGCGTGAGTCTGGCGCTCGCTTTGTTGTTCGTGCTCACCTTCGAGTTCATCAACGGTTTTCACGACACTGCCAATGCGGTCGCCACGGTGATCTACACCAAGGCCATGCCGGCGCATCTCGCGGTCATCGCCTCGGGTATTTTCAACTTCCTGGGCGTGATACTCGGGGGACTCAGCGTCGCCTATGCCATCGTCCATCTGCTGCCGGTCGATCTGCTGATCAATGTCAGCAGCGTCCAGGGGCTGGCGATGGTGTTTTCCTTGCTCGCCGCGGCCATCCTGTGGAACCTCGGCACCTGGTATTTCGGCCTGCCTGCGTCGAGCTCGCATACGCTGATCGGCTCGATTCTCGGCGTCGGCCTCGCCAACGCGTTCATCAACGACACCGACCTCGCCACCGCGATCAACTGGAAGAAGGCCATCGATATCGGCCTCTCGCTGCTGGTCTCGCCCACCGTCGGCTTCCTGCTCGCCGCGCTACTGCTGTTGCTGCTCAAGCGATTCTGGGTCGATGGCAAAATGCACAAGACGCCCGAAGGCCGCCGCGCGATCGACAATAAAAAGCACCCGCCGTTCTGGAACCGCGTGGTGCTGATCGCCTCGGCGATGGGCGTGAGCTTTGCCCACGGTTCGAACGACGGCCAGAAAGGCATCGGTCTGATCATGCTGGTACTGATCGGCATCGTCCCGGCCAAATTCGTGCTCGATCTCGACAGCACCACCTACCAGATCGACCGCACCCGCGATGCGGCGATCCATATGCTGCAGTTCTACGAACAGCACGACAACAAACTCGGCAAATACTTGCTGACCAAGCCGCGCGAGAACAACGGCACCGAAATGCCCAAGCAGTTCCACTGCGACTACCACGACACCCAGCCTGCGGTGCAGTCGCTGGTTGCCAAGCTTGAAGGTATCAAGGACTACAGTCAGATCGCCCCGGCCGCGCGCCCCGATGTGCGCCGGCTGATCCTCTGCCTCGACGACACCGCACGCAAGGTCTCGAAGTTGCCGGAACTCAAATCGCGCGAAGTCGACGACCTGAACAAGCTGCGCGCCGACCTGACCGCGACGACCGAGTATTCGCCCAGATGGGTGATCGTCGCCGTGGCGCTGGCGCTGGGCCTGGGTACGATGATCGGCTGGAAGCGCGTGGTGCTGACCGTGGGTGAGAAGATCGGCAAGCAGGGCATGACCTACGCGCAAGGCATGAGCGCGCAGATCGTCGCCGCCAGCTCGATCGGTATCGCCAACATCTTCGGCCTGCCGGTTTCGACCACGCACGTACTCTCGAGCGGCGTTGCCGGCACCATGGTCGCCAACAAGAGCGGCCTGCAGATGGGCACGATCCGCAACATCCTGCTGGCCTGGCTGTTCACGCTGCCGGCGTCGATGGCACTCGCAGCCGGGTTGTTCTGGGCATCGGTAAAAATCTTTACCTGA
- a CDS encoding YdiU family protein, with protein MKYTLATAPLTPRFALLPSRYYSITPPTPLPSPQLLAWNAGLAEALGLDPDPAKHVQLAELLVGNLLRHERPLASVYSGHQFGQWAGQLGDGRAILVAELTDARGQIQEIQLKGAGMTPYSRMGDGRAVLRSSIREYLCSEAMAGLGIPTTRALALVGSSEPVWRETRETAAVVTRVAPSFLRFGHFEHFYHRGEHDAVKELADWTITHFYPECRDTAQPYLALFEAVRDRTAAMIADWMGVGFCHGVMNSDNMSMLGLTLDYGPFGFLDGFDAGHICNHSDHGGRYAFNQQPQIGLWNLACLAQTLVDLVEVDNLRAALDDYQTGFERTYAERLRRKLGLAEWRETDWALFTRLLDLMQAAGNDWTNFWRGLSRQQASLRDGFLDRDGFDAWYADYQTRLAADPQTPAERETVMLAANPKYVLRNHLAETAIRQANDGDFSEILRLQRCLARPFDDAPEFDDLAAAAPDWAASLSVSCSS; from the coding sequence ATGAAATATACGCTCGCCACCGCTCCGCTGACACCCCGCTTCGCCTTGCTGCCTAGCCGTTACTACAGCATCACCCCGCCGACGCCGCTACCCTCGCCGCAGCTGTTGGCGTGGAACGCAGGCCTGGCCGAAGCGCTCGGGCTCGATCCCGATCCGGCCAAGCATGTGCAGCTGGCCGAGCTGCTGGTCGGCAATCTGTTGCGGCACGAACGGCCGCTCGCCAGCGTGTATTCGGGCCACCAGTTCGGCCAGTGGGCCGGCCAACTGGGCGACGGCCGGGCGATCCTCGTCGCCGAACTCACCGACGCTCGCGGCCAGATTCAGGAAATCCAGCTCAAGGGCGCCGGGATGACGCCTTATTCGCGCATGGGCGACGGCCGCGCCGTGCTGCGCTCGTCAATCCGCGAATACCTGTGTTCCGAAGCGATGGCCGGCCTTGGCATTCCGACCACACGCGCCCTGGCGCTGGTCGGCTCCAGCGAGCCGGTATGGCGCGAAACCCGCGAAACCGCCGCCGTGGTCACCCGCGTGGCGCCGAGCTTCTTGCGCTTCGGCCATTTCGAACATTTCTACCATCGCGGCGAACACGATGCGGTCAAGGAACTCGCCGACTGGACCATCACGCACTTCTATCCCGAATGCCGCGATACCGCGCAGCCCTACCTCGCCTTGTTCGAGGCCGTGCGCGATCGTACCGCCGCGATGATCGCCGACTGGATGGGCGTGGGCTTCTGCCACGGGGTGATGAACAGCGACAATATGTCGATGCTCGGCCTGACGCTCGACTACGGTCCGTTCGGCTTTCTGGATGGCTTCGACGCCGGTCATATCTGCAACCACTCCGACCACGGCGGTCGCTACGCCTTCAACCAGCAGCCGCAGATCGGCTTGTGGAATCTGGCTTGCCTGGCGCAAACGCTGGTCGATCTGGTCGAAGTCGACAATCTGCGCGCAGCGCTCGACGACTACCAGACCGGGTTCGAGCGCACCTACGCAGAGCGGCTACGTCGCAAGCTCGGTCTGGCCGAATGGCGCGAAACGGACTGGGCGCTGTTCACCCGCTTGCTCGATTTGATGCAGGCCGCCGGCAACGACTGGACCAACTTCTGGCGTGGTCTGAGCCGGCAGCAGGCATCACTGCGCGACGGTTTTCTCGACCGTGACGGTTTCGACGCCTGGTACGCCGATTATCAGACGCGCCTGGCAGCCGACCCGCAAACGCCGGCCGAACGCGAAACCGTGATGCTCGCAGCCAACCCCAAGTACGTGTTGCGCAATCACCTCGCCGAAACCGCCATCCGCCAGGCCAACGACGGCGACTTCAGCGAAATCCTGCGCTTACAGCGCTGCCTGGCCCGGCCGTTCGACGACGCGCCCGAGTTCGACGATCTGGCCGCAGCGGCGCCCGACTGGGCGGCCAGCCTTAGCGTTTCGTGCTCATCGTAA